A region of Theileria annulata chromosome 2, complete sequence, *** SEQUENCING IN PROGRESS *** DNA encodes the following proteins:
- a CDS encoding uncharacterized protein (chr2.cand.143 - hypothetical protein), whose translation MISNNNRLYILVSIYHSFTHLFHRFSNSTEESENLNCLNIDQSDIEAYFKANIILQYGILGYVGFPFKVLQYDNVKNIFIIETNNDCLTKLHLIISNQFPAQCPVDFSTNILNSKMQYKFKILKFNNSLSSLIHDDFVLNTS comes from the exons atgatttctaataataat agattatatattttagtcTCGAT TTATCATtcttttacacatttatttcatAGATTTTCAAATTCAACAGAAGAATCCgagaatttaaattgtttaaatatTGACCAGTCTGATATCGAGGCATATTTTAAGGCGAACATTATTTTACAGTATGGAATCCTGGGATATGTGGGATTTCCATTTAAAGTATTACAATACGACAATGTAAAAaacattttcataattGAAACTAATAACGA TTGTTTGACAAAGTTACatctaattatttcaaacCAGTTTCCTGCACAGTGCCCAGTAGATTTTTCAACCAACATACTAAATTCAAAAATgcaatataaatttaaaatactgaaatttaataacaGCTTATCATCATTAATTCATGATGATTTTGTTCTCAACACATCTTAA
- a CDS encoding RNA helicase, putative (chr2.C.cand.365 - DEAD box RNA helicase) → MDKTETNPDSKETAKDSIDDYMETLVKSKPTGFSNSEVCYNDNERHLEEFYDILKKNKEKNETESNLYAKEKDQEINIAKTIKPSLTQNDLSTKDYVKNIYIPDEEVDSMSLEECVNFKKRFNIETFGTRVPKPISSFIHISKSIPPTILNRIEKMGFYEPTPVQSQVIPCILQGRNTIILSETGSGKTISYLIPIVVKVLDLIKQWKSVSGKKNVYALILTLTRELCNQVYGLVKKLCKGINLRITLITTGVDKTEMFRSVHNGCEIAICTPQRLVDMISSKGINLSETKFFVLDEADKMFTKEYESKVISILNLLRDDTLMVLVSASTTDEIYKKIKSLVRNTITVKVGLSDVINLENIQLKFLTAFSHNFLAQKNTWLEDNLPSLESQSQVIIFCNSREVVEQLYSFLYSGYKSSCKLYGDMLPTERHSTISSFKKGSYRTLIATDLVCRGLDIPAVGVVINYDTPRHFHTFLHRVGRCARGNSKGTSYTFFTKNDNKMAAYILNYLETESKKCKIKINATKNPTSDDYITIPEHLKALAMTFGPYKRSKQLGMDFIEYMSKGTLLKQNSNRGKRGLEMNKTNEFVTSKFSKTSRNDFTSSGYNDQEKIGKEYTPNDEISSSDED, encoded by the exons ATGGATAAAACTGAAACAAATCCAG ATTCCAAAGAAACGGCCAAAGATTCCATAGATGATTATATGGAAACTTTGGTAAAATCAAAGCCGACGGGATTCAGTAACTCGGAAGTCTGCTATAATGACAATGAAAGACATTTGGAAGAGTTTTATGACattttaaagaaaaataaagaaaagaaTGAAACAGAATCAAATTTGTATGCTAAAGAAAAGGATCAAGAAATAAACATCGCAAAAACAATAAAACCCTCACTGACCCAGAATGATTTGAGCACAAAGGATTATGTAAAGAACATATATATACCAGATGAAGAGGTGGATTCAATGAGCTTAGaagaatgtgtaaattttaagaaaAGATTCAACATCGAGACGTTTGGAACAAGAGTTCCAAAGCCAATTTCGTCATTTATCCACATATCTAAGAGCATACCACCAACTATTCTGAACCGGATAGAAAAAATGGGATTCTACGAGCCAACGCCAGTGCAGAGCCAAGTAATACCATGTATTTTGCAGGGAAGaaatacaataatattatcgGAAACTGGAAGTGGGAAGACCATATCATACTTGATACCAATAGTAGTGAAAGTGCTTGATTTAATCAAGCAGTGGAAGTCAGTTTCAGGTAAAAAAAATGTGTACGCACTGATCCTAACACTCACAAGGGAACTTTGTAACCAAGTTTATGGTTTGGTTAAGAAGCTTTGCAAAGGTATCAATTTAAGAATCACACTGATTACAACGGGAGTTGATAAGACTGAAATGTTCAGGTCGGTGCATAACGGATGTGAAATTGCAATTTGCACGCCACAGAGACTAGTTGATATGATCTCTTCAAAGGGAATCAATTTGTCAGAAACTAAGTTTTTCGTGCTCGACGAAGCTGACAAGATGTTTACAAAGGAGTATGAGTCGAAGGTAATAAGTATATTGAATTTACTGAGAGACGATACGCTCATGGTACTAGTTTCTGCCTCAACAACTGATGAGATATATAAAAAGATAAAGTCGTTGGTGAGAAACACGATAACAGTAAAAGTAGGTTTGTCAGATGTAATAAACCTTGAAAACATCCAACTCAAGTTCCTAACGGCGTTCTCACACAACTTTTTGGCACAAAAAAATACTTGGCTGGAAGATAACCTCCCATCACTTGAGTCTCAATCGCaagtaattattttctgTAACTCGAGAGAGGTTGTGGAACAGCTGTATTCATTCCTGTACTCCGGTTACAAGTCGTCCTGTAAACTTTACGGAGATATGCTTCCCACGGAACGCCATAGCACAATTTCAAGCTTTAAGAAGGGTAGTTATCGAACACTGATTGCAACCGATTTGGTTTGCAGAGGACTAGATATCCCAGCAGTTGGAGTGGTGATAAACTACGATACACCAAGGCATTTCCATACATTTCTACACAGAGTGGGAAGATGTGCAAGAGGGAATTCAAAGGGAACCAGCTACACATTTTTCacaaaaaatgataataaaatggcAGCGTACATATTAAACTACCTAGAAACTGAAAGTAAAAAGTGcaaaatcaaaatcaatGCCACCAAAAATCCAACTTCCGATgattatataactatacCTGAACATTTGAAGGCGTTAGCAATGACATTTGGACCATACAAAAGGTCAAAACAGTTGGGAATGGACTTTATAGAATACATGTCAAAGGGGACTTTGTTGAAACAGAATAGTAACAGAGGTAAAAGAGGTTTAGAAATGAATAAAACCAATGAATTTGTCACGAGTAAATTTAGCAAAACTTCCAGAAATGATTTCACCAGTAGTGGATATAACGACCAAGAGAAAATAGGGAAAGAATACACACcaaatgatgaaatttcAAGCTCAGATGaagattaa
- a CDS encoding chaperone protein DnaJ, putative (chr2.C.cand.367 - DnaJ, signal peptide, apicoplast targetting sequence), producing MLFLTYKYIKFVFFIFIFRNFNLTISINIKTNKTHCRNIGILNNKLLFIRTPRNRFLTAGFLNPFVYKTSFDFDSLNDLESLDHFVKTKAKNKNFGYENDFVDYYRILSLDKSCSHEDIENKYNNINESLNTLPSVDPKLRSDIDLAYKVLSDETSRKDYDKLYDDYNSINNQYLVDSQFDSEDFEDEPSGEIEISIINDDDSPEFSLGSGKNLFGNFFTNLFGLNKPTVKRTKQSKFRTNSRLDLTCEADVDLKTLLMGGNVSIPVHKWENCNFCNYNDDSMNEFIDQCNVCKGEGMETKEKRTKNGFFRSSRTCTKCRGTGYQRLKDCNKCDNTGRVLKDTTIKINVPFNSKSGSTLRIRGMGHSGGFHLRDGDLYVKLNLKSTNEEYIDGNRIVSICKIPYTKAILGGKINVTTFNGELELEIPSCSQQGDEIKVGRYNNMNHYVKLNVQLPKTLTKNQKDLLGKIDES from the exons atgttatttttaacatacaaatatattaaatttgttttctttatatttatattcaggaattttaatttaaccATATCAATTAAcataaaaacaaataaaacaCATTGTAGGAATATAggaatattaaataacaaACTCTTATTTATTCGAACGCCTAGAAATAGGTTTTTGACTGCTGGATTCCTTAATCCTTTCGTGTATAAAACTTCCTTTGATTTTGATTCTTTAAATGACTTGGAATCTTTGGACCATTTTGTTAAAACAAAAgctaaaaataaaaattttggctatgaaaatgattttgTAGATTATTATAGGATTCTGTCACTAGATAAATCATGTTCACATGAGGACATTGagaataaatataacaacATAAATGAGTCTTTGAACACACTCCCAAGTGTGGATCCAAAACTTAGGTCAGATATAGATTTGGCATATAAAGTACTTTCTGATGAAACGAGCAGAAAGgattatgataaattatatgatGATTATAATTCGATTAATAACCAATACCTAGTCGATTCACAGTTTGATTCCGAAGATTTTGAAGACGAACCATCTGgagaaattgaaatttCTATCATAAATGATGATGATTCACCTGAGTTTTCATTAG GATCAGgtaaaaatttatttggaAATTTTTTCACAAATCTTTTTGGCTTAAATAAACCTACCGTTAAGAGAACAAAGCAAAGCAAATTTAGAACAAACTCAAGGCTTGACTTAACATGTGAAGCCGATGTTGATTTAAAGACACTTTTAATGGGAGGAAATGTGTCTATACCAGTACACAAATGGgaaaattgtaatttcTGTAATTATAATGACGATTCAATGAATGAATTCATAGACCAATGTAATGTTTGTAAAGGAGAAGGGATGGAAACTAAA GAGAAGAGAACTAAGAATGGGTTCTTTAGATCATCAAGAACATGTACAAAGTGTAGAGGAACAGGATATCAAAGATTGAAGGACTGTAATAAGTGTGATAATACTGGAAGGGTCCTTAAAGATACTACAATTAAA ATAAATGTGCCTTTTAATTCAAAATCTGGATCAACACTAAGGATTAGGGGAATGGGACATTCAGGTGGATTCCACCTAAGGGATGGTGACTT ATATGTGAAATTGAACCTAAAAAGTACCAATGAAGAATATATCGATGGTAATAGAATCGTATCCATTTGTAAAATTCCATACACGAAAGCTATTCTGGGAGGAAAG attaaCGTAACAACGTTTAACGGAGAACTTGAGTTAGAAATCCCATCATGTTCGCAGCAAGGAGATGAGATCAAAGTGGGAAGATATAATAACATGAATCATTATGTGAAACTTAATGTTCAACTGCCAAAAACTTTGACGAAAAATCAAAAAGATTTACTGGGCAAAATTGATGaaagttaa
- a CDS encoding uncharacterized protein (chr2.cand.144 - hypothetical protein), translating to MADNENSDSPNKRYNTRPKSKTSFEAILNKYDDIETEFAPKSSKRGRPPGSGNAAKNQAMYKAQNYHPQFYQNNMQIYPNNMRNYQPQCNMPNVQYHVPTQYHPYHPYKYSPEQMNQPSFNNRMNQPNVGYLYQPNAPQNVPPQAQMMYKSGTYPVSSNIPMQYRPNVNPVMSQMHYETKMVAPNQPQHVQAQMVQPQPIRGAQLQVPHVQHPHQQTHPQVQQVAQHPQMINPNYPYPNYTAVKSPIMDNSQAQMCNMDNTNTNVLMQRRATQMQLMSQPTVEVKQTGTSNLEEGTVTENESEADFIRKRMKYSGEISQLIINSQTYGYYISKPRVSEQKLQVQRSNGMQNYFNAVDVILKDISKTSLSKNMDSLMPRITVTEVYNLQSLDKLVEFNYLLTPNVYKQILNYFNCIVESNIQFPVLLSTSYRKSLSKSLSLQSSSQSDSDKSRSESPHNSQPNSPNSKTDHLDYGNEKSIVDSQEVNNYSNNSQDSMLSTDDSQKIKLELNSQNTKAQSESSKTKPDQFQSYFKSNKIKLTRDNNVLPTTFECLKELKQDEMNQFFALLDKNMCKVIRNGGVEKSLVKSVILSNEDLKSHYQVCKSSDKEPSFSLKYQFASFFANDFFDKRVPFFTTVDFAHSDPSYLLHSKLGTKKQTNSFIHYAKVSRSFDAFIYKLYAHAHFELSKLVSELDSDAKNPTHQLSIRCSLFNVPKILNMIHSNS from the coding sequence ATGGCCGATAATGAGAATTCAGACTCACCAAACAAGAGATATAATACAAGACCAAAGTCGAAAACCAGTTTTGAAGccattttaaataaatatgatgATATTGAAACCGAATTTGCACCAAAATCGTCCAAAAGAGGAAGACCACCAGGTAGCGGCAACGCCGCAAAGAATCAAGCTATGTACAAAGCACAAAATTACCACCCgcaattttatcaaaataatatGCAAATTTATCCAAACAATATGAGAAATTATCAACCCCAATGTAATATGCCAAATGTTCAATATCATGTTCCAACACAATATCACCCGTATCACCCTTATAAATATAGCCCAGAACAAATGAACCAACCGAGCTTTAATAATAGAATGAACCAACCCAACGTTGGATACTTGTATCAACCGAATGCTCCCCAAAATGTGCCACCTCAAGCCCAGATGATGTATAAATCTGGCACATATCCAGTTTCCTCGAACATTCCTATGCAATATAGACCTAATGTTAACCCAGTAATGTCACAAATGCATTATGAAACTAAAATGGTTGCTCCCAATCAACCACAACATGTTCAAGCACAAATGGTTCAACCACAACCGATTAGAGGTGCCCAACTACAAGTTCCACATGTACAACACCCACACCAACAAACCCATCCACAAGTTCAACAGGTAGCACAACACCCTCAGATGATTAACCCGAACTATCCTTATCCTAATTATACCGCTGTGAAATCACCAATAATGGATAACTCTCAAGCccaaatgtgtaatatgGATAacactaatactaatgtATTAATGCAGAGACGAGCTACACAAATGCAATTAATGAGTCAACCTACAGTAGAAGTTAAACAGACAGGAACGAGTAATTTGGAAGAGGGAACAGTTACAGAAAATGAGTCAGAAGCAGATTTCATCCGTAAAAGAATGAAATATTCAGGAGAAATATCACAACTAATTATCAACTCACAAACTTACGGATATTATATATCAAAACCACGAGTTTCTGAACAAAAATTACAAGTACAAAGATCAAACGGAATGCAAAACTATTTCAACGCAGTCGATGTAATTCTAAAAGATATTTCCAAGACCTCATTGAGTAAAAATATGGATAGCTTGATGCCAAGAATTACAGTTACAGAAGTGTATAACCTACAAAGTTTAGATAAGTTGGTCGAGTTTAACTATCTGCTGACACCCAACgtatataaacaaattcttaattatttcaactGTATTGTGGAATCTAATATTCAATTTCCAGTCCTACTGAGCACATCATATCGCAAGTCTTTATCTAAATCCCTTTCCTTACAGTCATCATCACAGTCAGATTCAGATAAATCACGATCTGAAAGCCCACATAACTCACAACCAAATTCACCAAACTCTAAAACTGATCATTTAGACTACGGTAATGAAAAATCAATAGTAGATTCTCAGGAGGTAAACAACTATTCCAATAACTCTCAAGACTCCATGTTAAGTACAGATGATTCACAGAAAATTAAGTTAGAACTAAATTCACAGAATACTAAGGCACAATCAGAGTCCTCTAAGACCAAGCCAGACCAGTTTCAGAGTTACTTCAAGTCCAATAAAATCAAGCTAACACGAGATAACAACGTGCTTCCAACAACATTTGAGTGTTTGAAAGAGCTCAAGCAGGATGAAATGAACCAGTTTTTCGCTCTTTTGGACAAAAACATGTGCAAAGTTATCAGGAACGGAGGTGTTGAAAAGTCACTCGTTAAAAGCGTGATTCTCTCAAATGAAGATTTAAAGAGCCATTACCAGGTCTGTAAATCAAGCGACAAGGAACCCTCATTCTCTTTAAAGTATCAATTTGCGTCGTTTTTTGCTAATGACTTTTTTGATAAAAGGGTCCCCTTCTTCACTACTGTTGATTTTGCACACTCCGACCCTTCATACCTTCTCCACTCTAAACTTGGCACTAAAAAGCAGACGAACTCATTCATCCACTACGCCAAGGTTTCAAGATCCTTTGACGCCTTTATTTACAAGTTGTACGCCCACGCCCACTTTGAGCTTTCGAAACTCGTTTCTGAACTCGATTCTGACGCCAAGAACCCGACTCACCAACTTTCCATAAGGTGCTCGCTATTTAATGTCCCCAAAATCCTTAACATGATTCACTCTAACAGTTAA
- a CDS encoding uncharacterized protein (all_bases.cand.1546 - hypothetical protein, partly conserved, pfc0970w, transmembrane domains;~5 probable transmembrane helices predicted for TA12325 by TMHMM2.0 at aa 156-178, 377-399, 473-490, 555-577 and 581-603), translating into MNFYLLNFFKFVKLEFKGLSNYNEPEGDNKNPDSPNSKDAGNNIQKFCTHEIHNTELNGSKDFEKKKLEESLNSNTSCKKCQNKIESNDKKQCKHHKETLNSATSSNNTDKSGYLFVLDSIPKNLLIHMARLPKFFERLIFHSVGICLDSVLFELTLMPIQAVTTVSYLITKFILYVLKELKYTFRNDFLSLFTSNKDREVNSGRSDKSNDSSEEARSITLSEVCGCVRFFVLLASVYIFSFIDTSKVYHNIKAQPIMKLYVLFNMLEICERLCRSFSRDIMDSLVKTTINIFIIQFTNNNGTSTQMRLPRSDSQQFCNNGKNLLNLFTSNTQNQINKSIKRSLSRENKGSVHTIKTESVLNGCRNYVDGFNVYYKFVFLYCFVVLTITFHAFIHLVRVLILNIGINSPEYTMFLVLITNNFAEIKSSVFKKHTHLSLFIIFASDAVERCHLVLDGLLVFFKMSTSRRNLKSYISVFTWLFLVYGIEVMIDLVKHSYIIKFNKLLSETFETYDSVLIADTLLSRSLYNLRKLTFCKLKVPCKCSFSFSHISSRRLGFISTPIVTLIISTIPKMGFYISPRILIIFLFSWVSLVFAKITTSILLTAYSIKKKENIYSLDPELYKVGAL; encoded by the exons ATGAATTTTTACCTTTTGAATTTCTTCAAATTCGTAAAACTAGAATTCAAAGGGTTGTCAAACTACAATGAACCTGAAGGTGATAATAAGAACCCTGATAGTCCAAATTCTAAGGATGCTGGCAATAATATCCAAAAATTCTGTACCCATGAGATTCATAACACGGAATTAAACGGAAGCAAGGACTTTGAGAAGAAGAAGTTAGAAGAATCCTTAAATTCAAACACATCTTGTAAAAAATGTCAAAATAAAATAGAATCGAATGACAAAAAACAGTGTAAACATCATAAAGAGACATTGAATTCGGCTACTAGTTCAAATAATACAGATAAATCAggttatttatttgttctGGATTCGATACCTAAG aATCTTTTGATACATATGGCAAGATTACCTAAATTTTTCGAAAGACTGATATTCCATTCGGTCGGCATCTGTCTTGATTCGGTGTTGTTTGAACTGACTTTGATGCCAATTCAG gCGGTCACAACCGTGTCATATCTTATTACAAAGTTCATATTATACGTACTCAAGGAACTAAAGTATACGTTTCGTAACGATTTCCTGAGCCTCTTTACTAGTAACAAAG ATAGGGAAGTTAATAGCGGTAGAAGTGATAAATCAAACGACAGCTCTGAAGAAGCGAGAAGTATAACATTGTCAGAAGTTTGTGGTTGTGTGAGGTTTTTTGTGCTGTTGGCCTCAGTTTATATCTTTTCTTTCATAGATACATCAAAGGTTTATCATAATATAAAGGCGCAACCAATAATGAAACTGTACGTGCTGTTTAACATGCTGGAAATTTGTGAAAGACTCTGCAGATCGTTCAGCAGAGATATAATGGATAGCCTAGTCAAAACAAcaattaacattttcattattcaGTTCACCAACAATAATGGAACAAGTACGCAGATGAGATTACCAAGATCAGATTCTCAACAATTTTGTAATAACGgaaaaaatttattgaatttatttacgAGCAACACACAGAATCAGATaaataaaagtataaaaagGAGTTTGTCAAGAGAGAATAAAGGATCAGTACATACAATTAAAACAGAATCGGTATTGAATGGTTGTAGAAACTACGTGGATGGGTTcaatgtatattataaatttgtatttctGTACTGTTTTGTAGTTCTAACAATAACGTTCCACGCCTTTATACACCTGGTCAGGGTATTGATTCTCAACATAGGAATCAATTCGCCAGAATATACCATGTTCCTGGTTCTAATAACAAACAACTTCGCCGAAATCAAGTCCTCAGTGTTCAAGAAACATACCCACCTGTCactatttataatattcgCATCAGACGCAGTTGAAAGGTGTCATCTGGTTTTAGACGGATTACTTGTTTTCTTCAAAATGTCTACATCTAGAAG GAATTTGAAGTCGTATATTTCAGTTTTCACGTGGCTCTTTTTAGTGTATGGAATTGAAGTGATGATTGACCTCGTGAAGCATTcatacattattaaattcaacAAACTGCTCTCGGAAACGTTCGAAACGTACGATTCTGTTTTAATCGCAGATACGCTCCTATCAAGGTCACTGTATAACCTGAGGAAGCTTACCTTTTGTAAACTAAAAGTACCGTGCAAGTGTTCATTCTCATTCTCGCACATATCATCAAG gcGCTTGGGATTCATATCAACACCAATTGTCACTTTGATAATATCCACAATACCGAAGATGGGATTCTACATTTCACCCAGGATCCTGATAATCTTTCTGTTTTCTTGGGTTTCGTTGGTATTCGCTAAAATCACAACATCGATTCTTCTAACGGCTTATTCCATCAAGAAGAAAGAGAATATTTATTCACTGGATCCAGAACTATATAAAGTTGGGGCCTTGTAA
- a CDS encoding uncharacterized protein (chr2.C.cand.368 - hypothetical protein): protein MYSKDSFLSVLRRRKKQFSLDSCPYISDSSIKNYTLNNILSISGPSRSGKSLLISHIIADLITTKDLQGKVVLIDTDNSFDLETLNHKIENKVLTGGDKNPESYLSNLLYLPVNNTYEFNLILKSLSFSLKFGALRIHSLVIDSVLSLQKWIVNYGTNESSLRKFRRFFKKIITLCKAYAIFLIYTDSLDPEQKYKTLYAKVIDDTDNHLKYSPKNKTPSPESKTPTKTLYDYDLSDQNLYNDLLISLGASASNDYNHGWSSSPKSLDYNISSDYDRYNIDVIDGNMKGNIEICDFIDDTMCIKSIIPENWIAKSDEVCITDRVSLFMTISRNLDKNYISFVSNDYRNKSNISEENKEIKVKQVTRITSFNFREIIESARYIPEQNIEAGEEIVDISHDGTVDGKVDNPDISESKLENDENIDNIDIKSNDRNGEKVKETPLRDLDSDLSSKITKDHLLKVYRIDSRIKLTECSYKLLNI from the exons ATGTATTCAAAGGATTCTTTCCTAAGTGTGTTGAGACGCAGGAAGAAACAATTTTCTCTAGATTCATGCCCATACATCTCAGATTCCTCTATTA AAAATTACACTTTGAATAATATCCTCTCGATTTCTGGACCCTCCAGATCAGGAAAATCACTCCTAATTTCG CACATAATTGCTGATTTGATCACTACAAAGGATCTCCAGGGTAAAGTGGTATTAATAGATACAGACAACTCTTTCGATTTGGAGACTTTAAACcataaaattgaaaacaAA GTCCTCACTGGGGGAGATAAAAACCCAGAGTCATACTTGTC AAACTTGTTGTACCTCCCAGTGAATAACACTTACGAATTTAACTTGATTTTAAAGTCACTAAGCTTTTCCTTGAAGTTTGGAGCGTTGAGAATACACTCATTGGTAATTGACTCCGTACTCAGTCTACAGAAATGGATCGTTAATTATGGCACGAACGAATCGAGTTTAAGAAAATTCCGCCGTTTTTTCAAGAAAATCATCACTCTTTGTAAAGCATACGCAAtatttctaatatataCAGACTCACTGGATCCCGAACAGAAATATAAAACTTTGTACGCTAAAGTTATTGATGATACCGATAATCATCTTAAATACTCTCCCAAGAACAAAACTCCCTCACCAGAATCAAAAACTCCAACTAAAACCCTATACGATTATGATTTATCAGatcaaaatttatataacgACCTCCTAATTTCACTCGGAGCAAGTGCTTCTAACGACTATAACCATGGATGGTCCTCATCACCCAAGTCTCTTGACTATAATATATCTTCTGATTATGATCGATATAACATTGATGTGATTGATGGGAATATGAAGGGGAATATAGAAATATGTGATTTTATTGATGATACTATGTGCATTAAATCTATAATACCAGAGAACTGGATTGCAAAGTCGGATGAAGTATGCATCACTGATAGGGTATCCCTGTTTATGACCATTTCAAGGAATcttgataaaaattatatatcattCGTTTCCAACGATTACAGAAATAAATCCAATATTtctgaagaaaataaagaaattaag GTTAAACAGGTAACTCGGATCACAAGCTTCAATTTTAGAGAAATTATAGAATCTGCTAGATACATCCCAGAGCAGAATATTGAAGCGGGAGAAGAAATAGTTGATATTAGTCATGATGGGACCGTTGATGGAAAAGTTGATAATCCTGACATTTCTGAATCTAAATTggaaaatgatgaaaatatagataatatagatataaaatcaaatgataGAAATGGAGAAAAAGTGAAAGAGACGCCATTAAGAGATTTGGATTCTGATTTGAGCAGTAAAATAACAAAAGATCACCTTTTAAAAGTGTATAGAATCGATTcaagaattaaattaacagAATGtagttataaattattaaacatatag